A window from Mesorhizobium sp. WSM2240 encodes these proteins:
- a CDS encoding acyltransferase family protein, translated as MISGGPDGPFRGDIEGLRAVAVLSVTLFHFDFLIFEGGFVGVDIFFVISGYLITGKIIGDLRAGNFSFLEFYKARVRRILPASLITILVTVFFGAIIFPPTLFEELGKSAVWSLLFAANIFFSGAAGYFDPSALERPLLHYWSLAVEEQFYFVWPAVIVASVALFGLRRWPFVLIVVLVLLIGLSEAWISYDRNEAYYQSPPRFFEFLVGALILVFMPFAPKLPRAAVDVIFLLGLAGVAASVLLYSETLRFPGVLALPVTAATGALIFAGKESRFRVILANNGMRFVGRISYSLYLVHWPVVVYYKYVAGEELSPVEQGGLLLASVCLAWLLWYFVEVPFRRPGWKNQTVTSKRRPYAAIAALFCAAMIPSVAAYASGGMTWRLQSESVALHREVLDGNGVGSKCVTSGLPRGYDCAFGDVNRATPYLLLIGDSHSTRLRTPLWRMLDPIKEKGLARSINGCIPMLGGSVIHERNSKWFQSCTQRVSRALKFAVEDQDAKVVVLAARWSLYASNIRLGESASKGRLFLGTTADDERSNKRSETVFRYRMLGTVKRLVDAGKKVVLIGQVPNVGFDLQRCLLSPIGPFLPECEPRSREQVDSDLRFTNTVLNGIALKFPDQVLFVDPTDAFCNVTTCGHSSPEGQLLYVDNNHINRHGAARLFATALEKIAPFIRPVESATPVVFDETAKRL; from the coding sequence ATGATTTCTGGTGGTCCGGACGGACCTTTCCGTGGCGATATTGAGGGCCTGCGCGCGGTAGCGGTTCTCTCTGTCACGCTGTTTCATTTCGATTTCCTGATCTTCGAAGGCGGGTTTGTTGGAGTCGATATCTTCTTCGTGATCTCCGGTTATCTGATCACCGGAAAGATAATCGGCGACCTTCGCGCCGGAAATTTCAGCTTCCTTGAATTCTACAAAGCTCGGGTACGACGCATTCTGCCGGCATCGTTGATCACTATCCTCGTGACGGTTTTTTTCGGCGCAATTATCTTCCCACCCACACTTTTTGAGGAGCTTGGGAAATCGGCTGTCTGGTCGCTGCTGTTTGCGGCCAACATCTTTTTTAGCGGCGCTGCGGGTTATTTCGATCCGAGCGCGCTTGAGCGCCCGCTGCTGCACTACTGGTCGCTGGCGGTCGAGGAGCAGTTCTATTTTGTCTGGCCAGCCGTAATCGTTGCCAGCGTGGCGCTTTTCGGTCTTCGTCGATGGCCTTTCGTTTTGATTGTCGTGCTCGTTTTGCTCATTGGCCTTAGCGAGGCATGGATCAGCTACGATCGGAACGAAGCGTACTATCAATCACCACCACGATTCTTCGAGTTTCTCGTCGGAGCGTTGATCCTCGTATTTATGCCGTTTGCCCCAAAGTTGCCGAGGGCCGCTGTCGACGTCATCTTTCTCCTCGGCCTCGCCGGGGTGGCTGCGTCGGTTCTGTTGTATTCGGAGACGCTTCGCTTTCCGGGCGTACTGGCATTGCCTGTCACGGCTGCGACTGGTGCGCTGATCTTTGCAGGGAAAGAAAGCCGCTTTCGGGTCATTCTGGCGAATAACGGGATGCGCTTCGTCGGGCGAATTTCCTATTCGCTCTACCTCGTGCACTGGCCAGTGGTTGTTTACTACAAATACGTGGCGGGAGAAGAACTTTCCCCGGTCGAGCAAGGCGGTTTGTTGCTGGCGTCTGTCTGCCTGGCATGGCTGCTCTGGTACTTCGTGGAAGTGCCTTTTCGCCGGCCGGGATGGAAAAACCAAACCGTCACTTCAAAACGGCGCCCATACGCGGCCATTGCAGCATTGTTTTGCGCGGCCATGATTCCATCTGTCGCAGCGTATGCTTCAGGGGGGATGACGTGGCGTTTGCAAAGCGAGTCCGTTGCCCTTCATCGCGAAGTCCTTGACGGCAATGGCGTCGGGTCAAAATGTGTGACGTCAGGATTGCCGCGCGGATACGATTGCGCATTTGGCGATGTGAACCGCGCGACACCGTACCTCCTCCTGATCGGCGACAGCCATTCCACAAGACTGAGGACGCCCCTTTGGCGAATGCTGGACCCTATCAAAGAAAAGGGGTTGGCTCGCTCGATCAATGGCTGCATTCCGATGCTAGGTGGCAGTGTCATCCACGAAAGAAACAGCAAATGGTTCCAATCCTGCACCCAGCGAGTATCGCGGGCCTTAAAGTTTGCTGTCGAGGATCAGGATGCGAAGGTAGTGGTACTGGCTGCACGATGGTCGCTCTATGCCAGTAACATCCGCCTCGGCGAGAGCGCGTCCAAAGGCCGTTTGTTCTTGGGCACGACGGCAGATGACGAGAGAAGCAACAAACGTTCCGAGACGGTGTTCAGATACCGTATGCTCGGCACCGTGAAGAGGTTGGTTGATGCGGGTAAGAAGGTCGTTCTGATCGGACAGGTGCCGAATGTGGGCTTTGACCTGCAACGGTGCTTGCTCTCACCCATTGGCCCGTTCTTACCGGAATGCGAACCCCGCTCGCGTGAGCAGGTGGATAGCGATTTACGGTTCACCAACACAGTGCTTAATGGGATCGCCCTGAAGTTTCCCGATCAAGTTCTATTCGTTGATCCGACTGACGCCTTTTGCAACGTCACCACGTGCGGCCACAGCAGCCCGGAAGGCCAACTTCTCTACGTGGACAACAACCATATCAATCGCCACGGTGCCGCACGATTGTTCGCAACGGCTTTGGAAAAGATAGCTCCATTCATCCGGCCTGTAGAGTCGGCCACGCCGGTGGTTTTTGACGAGACTGCTAAGCGTCTGTGA
- a CDS encoding helix-turn-helix domain-containing protein, whose translation MTKLAVSIPEAVEMTGIGRSSLYALFREGKITRRKQGKRSLILVDELRRYVESLPTAPAARG comes from the coding sequence ATGACGAAACTGGCAGTAAGCATACCCGAGGCAGTCGAGATGACCGGCATCGGGCGTTCGTCGCTGTACGCACTGTTCAGAGAAGGCAAGATCACCCGGCGCAAGCAGGGTAAGCGGTCGCTCATATTGGTTGATGAGCTACGTCGCTACGTGGAGTCGCTCCCAACTGCTCCTGCGGCCCGGGGGTGA
- a CDS encoding DUF1778 domain-containing protein, which produces MLVSNAKDGVIHIRIPTDEKRRLFETARRRGMTLSAFLRDTATEAARQVAA; this is translated from the coding sequence ATGCTGGTATCGAATGCCAAGGACGGCGTGATCCACATCCGGATTCCGACCGACGAAAAGCGCCGGCTCTTCGAGACCGCCCGCAGGCGCGGGATGACGCTCTCAGCGTTTCTTCGTGACACTGCCACGGAAGCGGCGCGCCAGGTTGCTGCATAG
- a CDS encoding DUF982 domain-containing protein, with amino-acid sequence MARLEDRPFDEYVTIKAGRGQRQNISSARQAAEWLLYKWPTEEDTDKAWRARKACHEALQGKVETAACHQAFRVAAEEAGILIGNDRRPAPKPKKRKR; translated from the coding sequence ATGGCCAGGCTTGAGGACAGGCCTTTCGACGAGTACGTGACGATCAAGGCTGGGCGGGGTCAACGCCAGAACATCTCCAGCGCCCGCCAGGCTGCAGAGTGGCTGCTCTACAAATGGCCGACCGAGGAAGATACGGACAAGGCCTGGCGGGCGCGCAAGGCCTGCCATGAAGCCCTGCAGGGCAAAGTCGAGACCGCCGCCTGTCATCAGGCTTTCCGCGTGGCGGCCGAGGAAGCCGGCATTCTGATCGGTAATGACCGGCGACCGGCGCCAAAGCCGAAGAAACGCAAGCGGTAG
- a CDS encoding DUF982 domain-containing protein: MIRRHRAKGSMSVSIRARFAMPIFDGIGRFGAAPGKAGRNSQAILEMNALSPELQKMKLTDDKSFGQAVAVYGHRAGDVFNIGSAREALDWMLYEWSEGTIDSLKARQACVVALDGGDAEIARLAFRRAVEEAGNLIGDVDRVHKPGSKAAPKPLPLSA, translated from the coding sequence TTGATCCGCCGCCACCGTGCGAAAGGTTCCATGTCGGTGAGTATTCGAGCGAGATTTGCCATGCCAATATTCGATGGAATCGGACGCTTCGGCGCGGCGCCCGGGAAAGCTGGCCGCAACAGCCAGGCGATCCTCGAGATGAATGCGCTGTCGCCGGAACTGCAGAAGATGAAGCTGACCGACGACAAGTCTTTCGGCCAAGCGGTTGCGGTATATGGACATCGAGCCGGTGATGTCTTCAATATCGGCAGTGCGCGCGAGGCCTTGGATTGGATGCTCTACGAATGGTCGGAGGGCACGATTGACAGCCTCAAGGCGCGGCAGGCCTGCGTCGTGGCCCTGGACGGCGGCGATGCGGAGATTGCTCGCCTGGCATTCCGCCGGGCCGTTGAGGAAGCGGGTAACCTCATCGGCGACGTCGACCGCGTCCACAAGCCGGGCTCAAAAGCCGCGCCCAAACCTCTACCCCTTTCAGCGTAG
- a CDS encoding HNH endonuclease signature motif containing protein has translation MTVRPQSPALTAERARELLIYDPETGALHWRVSRPGLRAGALAGTRTSEGYTQVEIDYRLYRAHRVIWLIMTGKWPKHQVDHRNGMRADNRWRNLRDATPLQNARNRRPGASNTSGRIGVGYIKDQAKWSAYIGLNNRTIHLGCFDKVEDAIAARAEAERHHFGEFAPDAELSR, from the coding sequence TTGACTGTCCGCCCCCAGTCTCCCGCCCTCACAGCCGAGCGCGCCCGCGAGTTGCTGATCTACGATCCCGAAACCGGCGCGTTGCACTGGCGGGTTTCTCGTCCTGGCCTACGGGCCGGGGCTCTCGCCGGAACCAGGACCAGCGAAGGCTACACTCAGGTCGAGATCGATTACCGGCTCTACCGGGCGCACCGCGTCATCTGGCTAATAATGACCGGCAAGTGGCCAAAGCATCAGGTCGATCACCGGAACGGCATGCGGGCTGACAACCGGTGGCGCAATCTGCGTGATGCAACGCCACTCCAGAACGCCCGCAACAGGCGTCCAGGTGCAAGCAACACCAGCGGCCGGATCGGCGTCGGCTACATCAAAGACCAAGCGAAATGGTCGGCATATATCGGCCTGAACAACCGCACGATCCACCTCGGCTGCTTCGACAAAGTTGAGGACGCGATTGCCGCAAGGGCCGAGGCCGAGCGCCATCATTTCGGGGAATTCGCTCCCGACGCGGAGTTGTCGCGATGA
- a CDS encoding SPOR domain-containing protein: MARVQAKPWGVQIAGNFNRSAAIKQYQRMRSQFSRLLSNYEPMVSHVRSPIGRRGIYAVRIGADSRADANSICSKLRNAGAACIVMRNR; encoded by the coding sequence ATGGCCAGGGTCCAGGCGAAACCGTGGGGCGTGCAAATAGCCGGCAACTTCAATCGCTCCGCAGCGATCAAACAGTACCAACGGATGCGGTCTCAGTTTTCTCGATTGCTCTCGAATTATGAGCCGATGGTGAGCCACGTCCGTTCCCCCATCGGTCGGCGTGGCATCTATGCAGTGCGCATTGGCGCCGATTCCCGGGCCGACGCGAACAGCATTTGCTCGAAGCTCCGGAATGCCGGTGCGGCCTGTATCGTGATGCGGAATCGCTGA
- a CDS encoding ATP-dependent DNA ligase, translating into MSKFPVAGPRLEFIPPQVPTLVDQPPEGDGWIHEVKFDGYRSQIILKHGRARIFTRRGHDWTAKYGPLAKAAAELPTDTAIIDGEVIVTNDDGISDFSALRSAIVNAPERLVFVTFDLLHLNGHDLRQMTLMERRHMLEEIVEPAEGPIQFSHTLDASASAVFRAVEKMGLEGTVSKRIDSRYHSGPSREWLKAKCYEESEFDLLGVRRERGKPATALMAERNGKRQYAGSAFVKVNRDFRQRLWDRVKQKAAPAPKGIAVDKTGVEWVKPGLVGRVRYMRGEEVLRHATLEEVHEE; encoded by the coding sequence ATGAGTAAGTTTCCTGTCGCCGGGCCCCGGCTTGAATTCATTCCCCCGCAAGTACCGACCCTGGTTGATCAGCCGCCCGAGGGTGACGGATGGATTCACGAGGTCAAGTTCGACGGGTACCGCTCGCAAATCATCCTCAAGCACGGCCGAGCTCGCATCTTCACGCGCCGCGGCCATGACTGGACGGCCAAGTATGGCCCGCTCGCCAAGGCGGCGGCCGAGCTGCCGACCGACACCGCCATCATCGACGGCGAGGTCATCGTCACCAATGATGACGGGATCTCCGATTTCTCGGCGCTGCGCTCTGCAATCGTGAATGCTCCGGAGCGGCTGGTTTTCGTCACGTTCGATCTCCTCCACCTCAATGGTCACGACCTCCGCCAGATGACGCTGATGGAGCGCAGGCACATGCTCGAGGAAATTGTGGAGCCTGCAGAAGGCCCGATCCAGTTCAGCCATACACTGGACGCCTCCGCCAGCGCTGTATTCCGCGCCGTGGAAAAAATGGGGCTGGAAGGTACAGTGTCGAAGCGGATCGACAGCCGCTATCACAGCGGGCCCTCGCGGGAATGGCTGAAGGCGAAGTGCTACGAGGAATCGGAATTCGACCTGCTAGGCGTTCGCCGGGAGCGCGGCAAGCCAGCAACTGCGCTGATGGCAGAGCGGAACGGCAAACGGCAGTACGCCGGCAGCGCTTTCGTGAAGGTGAACCGCGATTTCCGGCAGCGGCTATGGGACCGGGTGAAGCAGAAGGCCGCACCGGCGCCGAAGGGGATCGCTGTCGACAAGACCGGAGTGGAGTGGGTGAAGCCCGGCCTGGTCGGCCGGGTGCGCTACATGCGGGGCGAAGAAGTGCTCCGGCATGCCACCCTTGAAGAGGTGCACGAGGAGTGA
- a CDS encoding DUF1515 family protein produces the protein MAGLNDIYRLLGELTATVKAVNEKVDDLKEDIAVSEESSTKSRANMHRRLDEVVLRTNNIETNLTGVKSKVESVSEITDDVKAMKNKAEGAGTLGHWLIKIGIGVVSLAGWVIGLYTYITGRPPP, from the coding sequence GTGGCGGGACTAAATGACATTTATCGCCTTCTCGGCGAACTCACGGCAACGGTGAAAGCAGTCAATGAAAAGGTCGACGATCTAAAGGAGGACATCGCGGTTTCAGAGGAATCCTCGACCAAGAGCCGGGCGAACATGCACCGCAGGCTCGATGAGGTAGTGCTGCGCACCAACAATATCGAAACCAACCTGACGGGCGTCAAAAGCAAAGTCGAGAGTGTCAGCGAGATCACAGACGACGTGAAGGCGATGAAGAACAAGGCCGAGGGTGCCGGCACGCTCGGCCATTGGCTGATCAAGATCGGTATCGGCGTTGTCAGTCTGGCCGGGTGGGTCATCGGGTTGTACACTTACATCACCGGGCGGCCACCGCCTTAG
- a CDS encoding DUF982 domain-containing protein, producing the protein MDNKQFAQPVPILVGLGYPHDIGSLWEAFKVLTEWPACGRGPAHVAALDACRDAMADECDAETARGKVEVFARSRGILAYDALAQTAQTAGVEGKIYLPNFQS; encoded by the coding sequence ATGGACAACAAGCAATTTGCCCAGCCCGTACCGATCTTAGTCGGGCTCGGATATCCGCACGACATCGGAAGCCTGTGGGAAGCCTTTAAGGTCTTGACAGAATGGCCGGCTTGCGGTCGCGGTCCGGCTCACGTGGCGGCGCTCGATGCCTGCCGAGATGCCATGGCAGACGAATGCGACGCTGAAACGGCGCGTGGCAAAGTGGAGGTATTCGCTCGCTCTCGCGGCATTCTGGCCTACGACGCGCTGGCCCAAACCGCGCAAACCGCCGGTGTTGAGGGCAAAATATATCTTCCTAACTTCCAGTCATAG
- a CDS encoding integrase arm-type DNA-binding domain-containing protein, which produces MGKAARTLHKLSDVAAKSDRLKPGRHSDGGGLYLNVSPSGSKSWLFMWAREGKRREMGLGAYPVVTLAKARGKAAECRTAVEEGRDPIAERQKEAEPTFGECADKFLASMQSSWRNDKHRAQWKMTLEVYCKPIRAKKVSDIATDDVLKVLNPVWQEKPETASRLRGRMERVLDFAKARGWRSGENPALWRGHLKNVLPARQKLTRGHHAAMPYRDVPAFSKALQGAEAMAARALEFLILTASRSSEVTGASWPEFDLKAAVWVVPPDRMKVGKEHRVPLSKRAVQIVRELHETRVSDFVFPGQKPKKPLSSSAMEMLMRRLKKDKYTVHGFRSAFRDWAGDETSFPREVAEAALAHRVGDETERAYRRADALEKRRKLMQAWADYLGRTVSDNVVPIRKR; this is translated from the coding sequence GTGGGGAAAGCGGCTCGCACACTACATAAGCTGTCTGATGTTGCTGCGAAGTCCGACCGGCTTAAACCCGGCCGGCACAGTGACGGCGGCGGCCTGTACCTGAACGTCTCACCATCTGGCTCCAAGTCTTGGCTTTTCATGTGGGCCCGCGAGGGAAAGCGCCGTGAGATGGGCTTGGGAGCCTATCCTGTCGTCACGTTAGCAAAAGCGAGGGGCAAGGCGGCTGAATGCCGGACCGCTGTTGAAGAGGGTCGCGACCCAATTGCCGAGCGCCAGAAGGAAGCAGAGCCGACCTTTGGCGAGTGCGCCGACAAGTTCCTCGCCTCCATGCAATCGTCGTGGCGCAACGACAAACACCGCGCCCAGTGGAAGATGACCCTGGAGGTCTACTGCAAGCCGATCCGGGCGAAGAAGGTCTCGGACATCGCCACAGACGACGTGCTTAAGGTGCTGAATCCTGTCTGGCAGGAGAAGCCAGAGACCGCATCACGGCTTCGTGGCCGAATGGAACGGGTGCTGGATTTTGCGAAGGCACGCGGATGGCGTAGCGGCGAAAATCCGGCATTGTGGCGTGGTCATCTCAAGAACGTCCTTCCGGCTCGCCAGAAGCTCACCAGAGGCCACCACGCGGCCATGCCGTACAGAGATGTTCCGGCGTTTAGCAAGGCGTTGCAAGGGGCAGAAGCCATGGCGGCGCGGGCGCTGGAGTTCCTGATTTTGACTGCGTCGCGATCCAGTGAGGTCACGGGAGCCAGCTGGCCGGAGTTCGATCTGAAAGCAGCGGTTTGGGTAGTCCCACCCGATCGAATGAAGGTCGGGAAGGAGCATCGGGTGCCCCTGTCAAAGCGCGCTGTGCAGATCGTCAGAGAACTCCACGAGACGCGCGTCTCGGATTTCGTATTCCCTGGTCAGAAGCCGAAAAAGCCGCTCTCGTCATCCGCAATGGAAATGCTGATGCGGCGGCTCAAGAAGGATAAGTACACGGTCCACGGCTTCCGTTCCGCCTTTCGGGATTGGGCTGGTGACGAAACAAGCTTTCCGCGTGAGGTTGCTGAGGCTGCTCTAGCTCACCGCGTCGGCGATGAGACGGAACGAGCCTACCGTCGCGCTGATGCATTAGAAAAACGTCGAAAGCTGATGCAGGCGTGGGCGGACTATTTGGGTCGAACTGTGTCGGATAACGTGGTTCCGATCAGGAAGAGATGA